A portion of the Actomonas aquatica genome contains these proteins:
- a CDS encoding MFS transporter produces the protein MKAKPRLDFWQLWNMSFGYVGIQFGFALQNANVSRIFETLGASIDEIPILWIAGPVTGLIVQPIVGYYSDRTWNRLGRRKPFFLAGAILASLALFIMPNSPALWFAAGMLWILDASINITMEPMRAFVGDMLPDEQRTAGFAMQTFFIGASSVVGSLMPWLLSNVFQVANTAPAGVVPDSVKWSFILGGGVYFLTVMWTVFRVKEYSPEEQQAFHGEENTGAADPAAEPSFELDARRNTLAGLGLLVGGVVFTFLIRSLGWDKGLYILSCGVAAYGVLQLVAAWRYRAGNRGGLVEIVYDLGHMPSAMRQLALAQVFTWFALFAFFIYATGAVTSHHFGSSDPQSAAYNEGANWVGVLMSVYNGVAALVAFVLPVMAKRTSRVFTHVVCLVIGGLGLASMYVFRDPKLLIVSMVGLGVAWASLLTLPYAILSSVVPYRKMGVYMGMFNFFIVIPQILAAAVLGLLVRTVFHGQAILALVLGGASMVVAAVLMLRVKDEGRRT, from the coding sequence AGAATGCCAATGTCAGTCGTATCTTCGAGACGCTCGGCGCGTCGATCGACGAGATCCCGATTCTGTGGATCGCCGGCCCGGTGACCGGCCTGATCGTGCAACCCATCGTGGGTTACTACAGCGATCGCACCTGGAACCGACTCGGGCGACGCAAACCCTTCTTCCTCGCAGGCGCCATCCTCGCCTCGCTGGCGCTCTTCATCATGCCCAACTCGCCGGCGCTGTGGTTTGCGGCGGGCATGCTCTGGATCCTCGACGCCTCCATCAACATCACGATGGAGCCGATGCGCGCCTTTGTGGGCGACATGCTGCCGGACGAGCAGCGCACGGCGGGTTTCGCCATGCAGACCTTTTTTATCGGCGCGAGCTCGGTGGTGGGTTCACTCATGCCGTGGCTGCTGAGCAACGTGTTTCAAGTCGCCAACACCGCGCCCGCCGGCGTGGTGCCTGACTCGGTGAAGTGGTCGTTCATCCTCGGTGGCGGCGTCTACTTCCTCACCGTCATGTGGACCGTGTTTCGCGTGAAAGAGTATTCGCCGGAGGAGCAGCAGGCCTTCCACGGTGAGGAGAACACGGGCGCGGCCGATCCCGCTGCGGAGCCGTCCTTCGAACTGGATGCGCGACGCAACACGCTGGCTGGCCTAGGACTGCTGGTCGGCGGTGTTGTATTCACTTTCCTGATTCGCTCCCTCGGTTGGGACAAGGGCCTCTACATCCTGTCCTGCGGGGTGGCCGCTTACGGCGTGCTGCAACTGGTGGCAGCGTGGCGCTACCGGGCGGGCAACCGCGGTGGGCTGGTGGAGATCGTTTACGACCTCGGGCACATGCCGTCGGCCATGCGGCAGTTGGCGCTGGCGCAGGTGTTCACCTGGTTCGCGCTCTTCGCGTTCTTCATCTACGCCACCGGCGCGGTCACGAGTCACCACTTCGGCAGCAGTGACCCGCAGTCGGCCGCCTACAACGAGGGCGCCAACTGGGTGGGTGTGCTCATGTCGGTTTACAACGGGGTCGCCGCCTTGGTCGCCTTTGTCCTGCCGGTGATGGCGAAGCGCACCAGTCGTGTTTTCACGCACGTGGTGTGTCTTGTCATCGGCGGACTCGGTTTGGCGTCCATGTATGTGTTTCGCGACCCCAAGCTTCTGATCGTGTCGATGGTCGGTCTCGGTGTGGCCTGGGCGAGTCTGCTCACGCTGCCTTATGCGATTCTCAGCAGTGTGGTGCCCTACCGGAAGATGGGCGTCTACATGGGCATGTTTAATTTCTTCATCGTGATCCCTCAGATCCTCGCCGCGGCGGTGCTGGGCCTGTTGGTGCGCACGGTGTTTCACGGTCAGGCGATTTTGGCCCTGGTATTGGGCGGCGCGTCCATGGTGGTCGCGGCGGTGCTCATGCTGCGGGTGAAGGACGAGGGTCGTCGCACCTGA